A region from the Sulfitobacter sp. D7 genome encodes:
- the hisF gene encoding imidazole glycerol phosphate synthase subunit HisF, whose amino-acid sequence MLKTRIIPCLDVADGRVVKGVNFVGLRDAGDPVDAAIAYDAAGADELCFLDIHATHENRGTMFDLVTRTAEHCYIPLTVGGGVRTVADVRALLLAGADKVSFNSAAVANPDVIAEAADHFGSQCIVCAIDAKTVSPGKWEIFTHGGRKPTGIDAVEFARTVAAKGAGEILLTSMDRDGTKQGFNLPLTRAISDAVSVPVIASGGVGNLDHLVDGVIEGGASAVLAASIFHFGEYTVHEAKQHMAAAGIPMRLS is encoded by the coding sequence ATGCTGAAGACCCGCATCATCCCCTGTCTCGACGTGGCCGATGGGCGCGTTGTCAAGGGCGTGAACTTTGTCGGCCTGCGCGATGCGGGCGATCCGGTGGATGCCGCCATTGCCTATGACGCGGCGGGGGCGGATGAACTTTGCTTTCTCGACATCCATGCCACGCATGAAAACCGCGGCACGATGTTTGATCTGGTCACCCGCACGGCCGAGCATTGCTACATCCCGCTGACCGTGGGCGGTGGTGTGCGGACCGTGGCAGATGTGCGGGCGCTGCTCTTGGCGGGGGCCGACAAGGTCAGTTTCAACTCCGCCGCCGTGGCGAACCCGGATGTGATTGCCGAAGCGGCGGATCATTTCGGCAGCCAGTGCATCGTTTGCGCGATTGATGCCAAGACAGTCAGCCCCGGTAAATGGGAGATCTTCACCCATGGCGGGCGCAAGCCCACGGGCATCGACGCGGTCGAATTCGCGCGCACCGTGGCGGCCAAGGGCGCGGGGGAAATTCTGCTGACATCCATGGACCGCGATGGCACCAAACAGGGCTTTAACCTGCCGCTGACCCGTGCAATTTCGGACGCGGTTTCAGTGCCGGTGATTGCTTCGGGCGGGGTCGGCAATCTGGATCACCTCGTTGACGGGGTGATCGAAGGCGGTGCGTCGGCAGTGCTGGCGGCGTCGATCTTTCATTTCGGTGAATATACCGTGCATGAGGCCAAGCAGCATATGGCAGCAGCAGGCATTCCAATGAGGCTTTCATGA
- the hisA gene encoding 1-(5-phosphoribosyl)-5-[(5-phosphoribosylamino)methylideneamino]imidazole-4-carboxamide isomerase: MILYPAIDLKDGQAVRLVHGDMDRATVFNDDPAAQALSFVEAGCEWLHLVDLNGAFAGTPVNAAPVEAILKACKVPAQLGGGIRDMATIESWLDKGLARVILGTVAVENPELVREAAAAFPGHVAVGIDARGGRVATKGWATETDVMATDLAKSFEDAGVAAIIYTDIMRDGAMGGPNVEATADLARAVSIPVIASGGVSSLEDLAALRDTGVIEGAISGRALYDGAIDLTEAMKMLKG; this comes from the coding sequence ATGATCCTCTACCCCGCTATTGATCTCAAAGACGGTCAGGCCGTGCGCCTCGTGCATGGCGATATGGACCGCGCTACCGTTTTCAACGACGACCCTGCCGCGCAGGCGTTGAGTTTCGTCGAGGCGGGCTGCGAATGGCTGCATCTGGTTGATCTTAATGGCGCCTTTGCCGGAACACCGGTGAACGCCGCCCCGGTCGAGGCGATTTTGAAGGCCTGCAAGGTGCCCGCGCAGTTGGGCGGTGGCATTCGCGATATGGCGACGATCGAAAGCTGGCTGGATAAGGGCTTGGCACGGGTCATTCTGGGCACCGTTGCAGTAGAGAACCCTGAACTGGTCCGCGAGGCCGCCGCCGCCTTCCCCGGTCATGTTGCCGTGGGAATCGATGCACGGGGCGGCCGGGTTGCGACCAAGGGCTGGGCAACGGAGACCGATGTCATGGCCACCGATCTCGCGAAATCCTTTGAGGACGCGGGCGTGGCCGCGATTATCTATACCGATATCATGCGCGATGGCGCGATGGGCGGGCCGAATGTCGAGGCGACGGCCGATCTGGCGCGGGCGGTTTCGATCCCTGTGATCGCCTCGGGTGGGGTTTCGTCGCTCGAAGATCTGGCGGCGCTGCGCGACACCGGGGTGATCGAGGGCGCGATCTCGGGCCGGGCGCTTTATGACGGCGCGATCGATTTGACCGAAGCCATGAAGATGTTGAAGGGCTGA
- a CDS encoding DUF2147 domain-containing protein, translating into MKQFFAAALLGLGLTGAAHAADPAVGTWQTQVDDGAYAHVKMAPCGGAICGTIARTFNDSGEYKSPNIGKTLVIDMKPQGGGKYAGKVWRPSNGKIYIGKMDVSGKSLKLSGCVAGGLICSKQTWARIK; encoded by the coding sequence ATGAAACAGTTTTTTGCAGCGGCCCTTCTGGGCCTTGGCCTGACCGGTGCCGCCCATGCGGCGGATCCGGCAGTCGGTACATGGCAAACTCAGGTGGATGACGGCGCATACGCCCATGTGAAAATGGCCCCCTGCGGCGGGGCGATCTGCGGCACTATCGCGCGCACGTTCAACGACAGCGGTGAGTATAAATCACCCAATATCGGCAAAACGCTCGTCATCGATATGAAGCCCCAGGGCGGCGGCAAATACGCCGGTAAAGTATGGCGCCCGTCGAACGGCAAAATCTATATCGGCAAGATGGACGTCTCTGGCAAATCGCTCAAACTCTCGGGCTGCGTCGCGGGCGGGTTGATTTGTTCGAAACAGACCTGGGCGCGCATTAAGTAA